From the genome of Miscanthus floridulus cultivar M001 chromosome 10, ASM1932011v1, whole genome shotgun sequence, one region includes:
- the LOC136487408 gene encoding GDSL esterase/lipase At5g03610-like — MRKTLLVVCFLLILTAGSRHVECRRHRERRRKDYTLFVFGDSFVDAGNLPKSSGRSRVSRGWYYPYGSSDSSHGNQATGRLSDGLVQSDFLAQMLGMDESPPVFSTLRTRAEVENGINFAVPFSGVMNGRQEEQLSLREQISQFGEFVDHGSVDDKQLENSVALLSVSNGHDYSHVSDTTSDRQLDAYIDDVTDGIVEGVKRLQEIGVSKVLVNSMPPLGCSPWRARQSVGYAQCDGAGNTLATTHNRLLRRKLDGLEDVHVLDLYNAFNSLARSMSGSTPCCDTSDHNAYCGQLDGNGRAQYTVCASPGDSFYWDNENPTQAGWEAVMDRLQANIQDFLAA; from the exons ATGAGGAAAACCCTTTTGGTTGTGtgcttcctcctcatcctcaccgCAGGTAGCCGCCACGTTGAGTGCCGGCGCCACCGCGAACGGCGGCGGAAGGACTACACGCTCTTCGTCTTCGGCGATTCCTTCGTCGATGCCGGCAACCTCCCTAAATCATCAGGGAGGAGTAGAGTGTCGCGTGGGTGGTACTACCCCTACGGGAGCTCTGACTCGTCCCATGGCAACCAAGCAACCGGCCGCCTCTCCGACGGTCTAGTGCAGTCGGATTTCCTGG CACAGATGCTGGGGATGGATGAGTCCCCTCCGGTGTTCAGCACCCTACGCACCAGGGCTGAGGTTGAGAATGGCATCAACTTCGCCGTGCCCTTCTCCGGCGTCATGAACGGGCGACAGGAGGAGCAGCTGTCCCTGCGCGAGCAGATCAGCCAGTTTGGTGAATTTGTGGATCACGGATCCGTCGACGACAAGCAGCTAGAGAATTCAGTCGCGCTTCTGTCCGTCTCCAACGGCCACGACTACTCGCACGTCAGCGACACCACCAGCGACCGccaa CTCGACGCCTACATTGACGACGTGACAGACGGCATCGTCGAGGGCGTCAAAAGGCTACAGGAGATCGGTGTGTCCAAGGTGCTGGTGAACTCCATGCCCCCGCTTGGCTGCTCGCCATGGCGCGCCAGGCAGTCCGTGGGCTACGCGCAGTGTGACGGTGCCGGCAACACGCTCGCCACCACCCACAACAGGCTTCTCAGGCGCAAGCTGGATGGGCTGGAAGACGTCCACGTCCTCGACCTCTACAACGCCTTCAACAGCCTTGCCCGATCCATGTCCG GCTCCACGCCGTGCTGTGACACCTCCGACCACAACGCCTACTGTGGCCAGCTCGACGGCAACGGCAGAGCTCAGTACACCGTCTGCGCCAGCCCCGGCGACTCCTTCTACTGGGACAACGAGAACCCTACCCAAGCTGGATGGGAGGCCGTAATGGATCGACTGCAAGCAAACATCCAGGACTTCCTGGCCGCCTAG